The Rosa rugosa chromosome 1, drRosRugo1.1, whole genome shotgun sequence genomic sequence ttcagattgccagacattatggatgataaatgttcctccacctatggtgatatgaacattttttgctactttattcatggtgagatggcttccatcaaaagtaacaccagtagctgttcttttcttatcttctttctagagttcttctggaattgcaaatctctttgccaCAGTAAATCCCGATCCATTATccacaaaggcatgtagatgatattttttgtgatcagggaattttagtccaatctctatgtagtttctatatctactagtagagacgacctttgattgttgaagctcattttcttgagcttgttcctttggaacgaatggtttgcattcttctggaacaatttctggtggttcaaccagatcaaaatttaaattttcatcgattttttcttcatcgatggTTTCTTCCTTTATTTATGAGGAAGAGGGTTCCATGATTTCCTGGAACAAAGTTTcgacttctttctcttttttctcagagaaatattcttcatattcttgttcaaccaattggctgacaaggccattcttggtttttcttcttgcttcagctatgaaacattctttgtgataagtcttttttaactcctcacaaaacatagggagaccatccttttcgtgacataggcaatagtcacaaacgaatgtaccagggttcacttgataagaagacattaaggattctgtcttactttcttcccaatttttgattttcaaaacattcatctGCCTAgcttcgaagtactctacttcagaatctgtatCAGAaccagatgaatcttcttcttcagtccAGGCAAaataaactgacctgtcgtcttcatcatcagaataggctatttcgtagcctttcatgtttgctgattctactatatgttcatattcttcaaagagagctttagtagatcttttacccttttccgggcattcattggcatagtgcccttcagctttacataaccaacatctgcaagctttcttactgggttgttgtttatgttgatgcgtattcttctttttcttgaagaatttctttttaggattttcttcctgttgtttcttgtaattggagcTTTTCTTGAATCTccaatctcttttcttattaCCCTTGTTGAATTTTTTggggtaatatttttcttttctttttctatggaatttggattcatgacatcccctgTTAGTGGGtatatccagtattccataacagaaattttcaactcctttgagttgtttcttggccatcttagctctaagattggctttgcattgctcttttagtaattgccggattctgtcggcaattcctccaactgaaaatctttcaattggtttttcagctatgctttctctcacagctgttctccatggttcagggagttttctgtgcaataggttgactagatcagtattctctagttcaccaatcgtacagtagtattcttgaaattcattcaagtattcttcaaaatatctcatgtcacataTCTTTagtgcatagatatttgatttggccgtttctttagccttttcactgAAATTTGAAAGATCTCCACAGAATTGATCGTACATCggtgctgcaaaatcatacggagattttgaatttttaatctcttccagccattcttttcctctggctgtttctttgaaagagaagtaaAACTTCTTAGCTACtccagtgagagtagtttcaaagtacatctgtaGATctggagcttcaaattttccaagggtaagagcggATGACATCATCAgactgtctacccattggtcaagagtttttctcttgtctagagctttgtctagatctagccagataccatagttggaaattggtactctgggaatcttgtcctctgggacaaatctttgagaatttctttctccatctctgcccgtaggggccttctgaACAGGGAGTTtgatttttcccttttctctaatgatAACTGTTTTGGAACTGGAGctatctccttcttccatttcaatatcctgatagggaaggagttttctttcctttcctggtttgaattttttcatttcttcgattagtttttctaatcgttcaggattttcgcaggaATCTGCTTCTTCGTAGAGAttatagagcttttgtgctctaagcatattaactggtctgttcagatcagtttctaattcttcttcagtgatggactCTGAGGGTTCTTCAGAGCTttttgtaccactaacactagcttctctagtgctgtagcttcttctgagaagatttttgtttatcctgatgttctcaggacagacatcactttttctgtgattgtcaaaatttagactgatttctccagtctttctactttcataaattttagcttttgcactttctgctggtagcttcggaccagataattgccattcaataggaaaagttacttcattccaagtaaccttgtgaatttgttgtgaatggttcttctgactggtgaggaatccagtagtaagaccagggatgtttgatatccttgtctttggctctactgtagtactcatcagtttgtagtatattctgtatactattgccaattcttgcatatcactTTTCATTGATAtaccatctgtcttgactcttagTCGGAGACAGtgggctgcatctttcaagctagTTGAGAaattggggaagcagttgaaatatgccaccTGGTTGCacaaagatgcttcaagggttcccaacagactggcttgaaaatctgttagtctattgtcttgtaagacacatagaactgaacagtttatgccttctcgagctagaagttttatgcctacttggactgctccaatatgcataaattgataattttttgatcTGGCTCTGGCGACTTCAGCTGGAGTGATCAtcagtagatctgtttctcctgttgtggagggggttgtaaattctagtactttgaaatgatggctatccatcaggtcaaagtTTCCCCTTctgtagatttgtttgaaatctagctttggaattgaggcgttttttacctcatgctcgatttcattgtattcaaatgcTTCAGCATTTAGAAGTtgaactcctttctttttcccgaagatgcttaGCATATTAACATCTCAAGTTtctttcggcttttcataccgaatagtcgaatactagtagaactagttgatggatccagaaaaatcatgtttggaacaggattcttttccggtctttctaatggtttgaatccattagccttctttggttttactgtaggcactttcttgtccttcagtatatttttcatagaatccagcgttttttgctgttcattgatttttctactaacacttgttagtttttcttcttccgtttttggaagtcctttgatataatccagtttgttttccaatttttctaattggtggattatcacagaaattttttctagatgatcttgatatctagatatttctttctgcaggatctgatatttttcatcagatgaagttaatagagaattcagtttctctattaTCAAATCAGATATTGTACCCATGGGGGGTTCCCCTGCTGAGCTCCTTTTTCAAGCTTTGATACCAGcaatttgcggatctaaccaatgctcaaataatccagaggtttttgttcctctttaagcATATATAAGAGACTTTCAATCTCTTGCTCAACTTTATAGATTCTTTCTTGAATTCTAAAAATAATATTCCAATAGTCTGGAGTATCTCTTTTAAGATTCTCTCTAAGCTGTTTTAGCTTTCTcagcttttctctttctttctttagttCTTTGCCAGTATTGTTACAGATAGCAACTAATTCAAGTCTGTCAATGATGATAGAAATTTTGACTAGTAAAACCTTGACTGTTTACCTTGGAGTATTGAGGATAGATGTAAAGCTGAAACATATCATGATAAACAAACTCAAATATGGGCCCACTACGTTTCCTTAAAAATTTTAAGTAAGGTAATTCTGCAGTAGATTATGAGATATGGGATAAAGGAAGAAACAAAAGGGAATCAGATAACAAGTATCCTACGTGTAAAGTGATTATGGGCAGCTCATGCTGACCAGAGCTGGTTAGCGAAGTTTTTTCCTTTCATAACCAACGTGGGTTGTACACCCATTTTCTACTTCACAAACCTATAGTTTACTATACAAGTATTAACTGCATGTACAAATGTCAAACTATGTCAAGCATAATCATTGGATGCCTTGCACCAGATTTCCCAGACAATTATACAATTATGTCTATTTTGCTAGTTAAAACAGCATCTCTCCATCATACTCAACGCATACAATTATACATTCTCTATAGGTCACACTTGATCTGTGCTAAcgtctatttttgttttttagaagaCTCGATCATTTGAACCGGATGTATTATTGACACATTACAATGTGACGCCACTTtttaaaatatggaaaatctcATAATCGGACAAGTCCGTCATTGTTTGCAATATTTATACAACTTCTTCACGGCTCAAGATAAGTTCTCATATACGCTCGTTTAATTAGAGCTAATGTTATACTTGACATGATTCAATAATGATtactataatctaagcatgcctacgacaCTTGATAATTTAACTAGCATATTCGTTATGCCTACGTGCTTATGCCATGTTTCAATTTAATTGCAATCCAATTAAAATTACTACATGCATACATGCGACACTAAATCAGTGTAAAATGCGGCATTTaaaatcctcgccccgagcgaggtaccccaacggggtcACGAGGTACAAGACCTCATTCTACTCGGTGCCACGTCAcagggtaaaggaggcctacgggccctcattcaaccctattgggttaaggaggctaaAGCCCTCACTCTATCCCATCGGGTACGAGTCATTCTACCCATCGGGTATGAGGCTCAAAACCTCATGTGATCCCACCGGGTCACGATGCtaaagccctcactctaccccatcgggtaccagaggcaccaagccctctcACTACCCAGCCTGGTACCAAAGACCGGGCCCTCCAACGGGTACTGGAGGCCGACACCTATACAATACCCCACCGGGTACCAAAGCCGCTGTACACGAGGCCTACAGGCTCTCATAAATCCTCTACTCGAGCGAGGTATCCCAACGGGATAACTATAGGGTAGCTCCCTTAcataagccaaggtccagtcccttgcatTAAAATCCTCGCCCTAAGTGAGGTACCCCGAGGGGGTAAGCCAAGATCCAGTCCCTTGCATTAAAATCCTCGCCCTGAGTGAGGTACCCcaagccaaggtccagtcccttgcttttgagtcatctcacctcccgagcgttctctacacttgggggacttattcataccacttatcacaagtggaggtagtacccgaccgggactatcattgagcttcactcTCATACTTGTTGTgctatggtctattaatggaaatattgaaattttttcacttattgttgatcgcaacaattaaatttcttttacatcccattaataggaccataggacaaaactcacacaacaTACCACCCTATCGCACATAAGCCAAACAATCTAGTTGTagcttatacgttcgggttaagtaagttagagttccttcctctaacctatacttgggggatCATCATGGTCACGCCACAGTCTCGCTAGTATGGCCAGTAGTTACTACGATACCGGAGCTCTATGCTCAGCCTCACGGGCATCCTCGACCATAACCTAGGTACTAACTACGTgtcttgggggactcggcgactAACTACACTCCCGTTCCTCACACATGTgcatcatatgcatacaacatttacatatcattatgtatgtgtcatcgtgttcatcacacatctttgcatcatatgcactttgtatGCTATCACAATCACATACATTTCAGACTCATACATCATACTTCAACATTACATAATACGGGCATACACACaatgtgtaacatgcatctcatataaacattcatgcacctcgatgcatttgactcaaatttcacttagattgccctagcgcaatcaatatgctctttgtacattcttatcttatttgcagcTACTAGCTCGATGATGGGCCCCGTGGCACCAACCTGTCATGGAAACTTCAAAAGACCCggaagagtcccttcttacttacggagttgggggactagtatgggtatgacAATCAACAGGGtcgtcactcatacttggcggcatcatatttaaactccccaaccaagaagcgtctcttactcggggacttgggggacttgtacataccgcctatatcacatacagccaagcataagcaacgacctcataggtgggccccacgacatggctagccccgcctatgccATGCATTCGGtagaccgacacccgagctacctcgccatGGTGAaggtcggccggtatcttgctaggaggccactctcccatgctctccaagaggcttcaagagaagcaataggcacatattgtcccacatcgagaatATGTAAATGGAAGGGGACtcctttagctataaaaggGAGTCCACCCCTTCTTAGAATAGgatgggatccatgatccccatacTTGTATACTACAAAGGCTCcatggcctcactcatagtgaattatccaagtggacgtagccttgcctcaagggcaaggtgaaccactatacatgcttgtgtctctctctctctccccatcatgatccatacttagttcccgttccgtattctcacacagaaacaattcccttctcgataaatatgtgaaaaaCGAATCTGCATAGAAGAGAGAATgcactatgtcaaaaaatgcttcataccatacccctcagacgacagaagacgttttttctgtggtctgatttttttgaacgtcttcagacaacagatttaactatttatgtcgtctaaatggtatcaaaatcaacaccaattcaactttttcaagtttgttataatttagagaattcagacaacagattctgttgtctgagtaaaggGAAAAATTTATcgggacaaattttttttttggttgaacgtACTAAAACTTAATGTGaactatttgcaaaaaaaaaaaaaaaaaaaaaaaaaaaaaacagcagatGCCTAGCCTATACCCGAGTTTTCTCAACACTTGGTCAAAAAAACATAAAGTTTCTTTCTCAACCCTAACCACACGACAGCCGACCTCCTCTTCATCACCCTCATCCTCCGCCTCCGCTCCCATCCTCCTTCTCCGGCTCTGACGCCGGAGCTCCGCGGAACTCCACACTCCCGATccagcttctctctctccttggaACTTCCAACCCGTCTCGGCGTGAGGCATCTCTGCCTCTCCGGTCTTTCAAGCCCCACCCAGCCCCCACTGCCGAGCTCCTTGCCCAGCAACCTGCAACTAGAAAACCCGTCTCCTGACTCCGTCCCCCTGAAGGTAATGGTATTCTTCTCAGTTCTCACACTGACTccgtccctctctctctctctctcgtctgcCATCTCTTCCTCGTCGAAACCAAATTGGAGCTCAGATTCTTTAGCTCTGAGCAAAATAAATCCGCTCCCCACGGATGGGtaattctctctctttcttgatctGTCGATTGCTTTTTCATTATTGCTCCCTCCCAAACAGAAAATCTGGAAAATTTATTGGAGAAAGAATGACAGTGTCTCTTTCCTCTCTCGTTGATTTTAACAACGTCGATCTCTCTCTATTAGGTTCCAGTGTCTCCCTTCAATTAAGTGATTCAAAGTTTTGTTTTGTGCGTGGGTGTGAATTTGACTTAGGGATTTCAGGGAGGAAAGATTGAAAGAATTGGGGGCGATGGAGAAGGAGCTGGTGGAGGTGTTTGAGGAGGTGATGAAGGCGGCGGAACCCACGAAATCGTGTGACGGAGACGCCGAGGAAAGCAAttccttgagccttggcccggTTAGGGATTACATTGTTTATTTTCATTTCATGGATACTCTCGACTTGAAGAGTAATTGCTTCTTTGAATCCTCTTGTAGCTGGAGGATAGATATGGGTCTCGAACTAACCTGTCATGTACAAGCCAAAGGTATAGAATTTCTATCGAGCTAGCTTCACCCAATACATTCCTTTATCAACACTaagttctcttttttttttttttttttgaacaatccAGGTTATCGAATTTTGAGATATTTGTTGAGGTGGATTTGTTGATTAGTGGAATTAATCTGTTGTGGTTAGGTTTGTTTAAATCGTCGTCTCGTCAATTAATCTGTtgtggtttgatttttttttttgttggatttTATATGAAGTTTAGGTTTGATAGCGAGCTGAGTTGAAGTTTTATGTAAATGAGTTTGAAATTTGTTCAATTTTGGGAAATTAGTGATTTTGATCAAGTTTAGATTTTGCTTTGGTGTGCTTACTGTTCAATTTATATAATGCTGGCAGACAATCTCAGTTGAAGGACAAAAGAAAAACCTCCAGACTGACTACATTTTGAAGTAAATTTCTGTACTAAATATTGGTTTTCATATAGATATTTATCTTTGAGGTTGGGTCCTGTCTCACATTTATGTACTGATAGAAGCTTCGCCAGTGAAACGGAAGATATTGGTTCGAGTAATTCTCAAGAGGGTGGAAAGTTCAACGATTATTCACCATCTATAAGTAAGGAGTTCTGTTTCTTTCCTACTAAGACTGCTTATGATCCCTCTGAGTCCACTTCAAGCATGTGGAATTCAGAGGGTGAAGATCGGAGTTTGGAGCCAACTTTAAAGAAGCGCAAAGCAACTTTTAGAAACAATGAAGAGGATGGGCAATTTTTCTGCCAGCCACCTGGCCAGCCCAACAAGTTTCCTGGTCGATTTACAGGGCCAGGTTTGTAggcattcttttctttttgtagtATATATGCTTTAAAGTTCAATATCTCAATATAAGGTTCTGAATCCTTTTATGAGAACTCTCTTCTTATGTAGCTCTGATTGTGAAATTTCACAAGTTCATGTTACTTGCTCCTTTTATGAGTCATGCTATATGATCAATGTAAACGTGACATAGCTTAAGGTTGAAACATGAAACTTTCTGCATATCTGACAGAAACTACTAAGATCAGCCAATATTGAATTACTTACATTTTTAAAGTTGAATGAAAATGATAGAAACAAATTTGTGTATAAAAGATATGAGAATTTCTGGTACTGTTTAAGATGATAGCATATAGGAACTTCAATGTTTGAGGACTTCGCTGCAATACATTGGTTTTTCCCCAGAATCTCCTCTCCCCAAGCCAAAACGAAATATTAAGgaattcttttttttgttttgtttagttattAACTCGACAGTTCCTATAGCTTAAATGTTGAATAATGAGATTGAATCCTTTTAACTTTGAAATGGTCCTTAGAAGAGAAAAcctttgctatttttttttttttaatgatggATTATAGCTTTGCCTTGTCATTAGCTGATCTTCAGACTGAGAAAGTACAGTGTTTGAAGATCATTAAGATACTTTCAATTCTTCTAAATATTATCAATTCTCTGATGGTCTGTAAAGAAATCCTTTGTTATCAGaatggtttagggtttatagTGTGTGTACACTGCACACAATGGTTGTGGGGAAGACAGGCTGAGTTGGATCTGGGATGTATATTATCTCGTTGTGGTGTTTGGTGTAAGTGGAATGACTAGTCCATAGGAGAAAGTACCTGAAGTTTGCATTTTCTGTTTGTTGATTTCACATGTGGGACTGTTGAAAAACATACCGAGTGACCAAGAAAAGATACTGAGTGGGGCATTGTTGTGACCTCTTCAAAAAATTAGTACACTTTGATGTATATGATCATTTATTGTCACGATAAATTTCAGCTATTTCTTCTGTTTGCAGTATTAAGTATACATATTTTCTTGGTCTGGGTTCCATCAATGTCTTTTGGAAACTTTTGCAATGACAGTTGTTCTCAGATTTACTTACGTTAAACTATTTCTTGAATTGGAAGCGCATAACTTGACATGTTCTTGCTGCGCAGGTTTACTAAATATCCTTTCGTAAGCTTCATGGCAGCCATCTTTCTCAAATGATTGTAAACCAACACAACCTTCACATACCTGAGATGACTGTAACAGAAATAATCAAATTTTCAGCCTGCTGTTAATGTCTTGGAAGCAGAGCTGGTACATTCCTCATctcttttgatatttttttttgggttagttCTTTATTTCCATCATCGAGATGTGAAGTCAGAGGTTGATTTGCTCATGCAGATATAATGCTACAGGTCAGcaggagagaaaagaaagaaggaattGCTGCTGATCCAAATATTGACACTAAAATGAAGGTAACCATAAAATTGAATAGTTTTGCCTTTGATAAATTTATATTTCTGTCAAACATATAGACATTAACATATATAATGCTGGCAGACAATCTCAGTTGAAGGACAAAAGAAAAACCTCCAGACTGACTACATTTTGAAGTAAATTTCTGTACTAAATATTGGTTTTCATATAGATATTTAAGCCCTGAGAACTAATTGGATTAAAACAATTAGCTGTCATGATTTCTCTCTGCTTTTGATCTTTCAATATGTTGCATAAAGTAATCAAATCACTTTGTGTAAATATGAATAGAACTTTGTGATTCATAGAAACATCTCCTTCACTTCAATCAGCACTTCTTTCTCCATTTCATTCATAATAGTCAACACCATAGCAACATGCGGGCAATCTTTCTAGTTTGGTTGATATGTGACTTGTTTATATGTACACACAGATGGGTTCACAGTTCAAGGGTAAGATACTAGAAGATAACATGGTTGGCATTCTAAAGCAATGGCACGGTGATGTGAGgaggaaaaggaagaaggaagaacaaGAATCACAATCTGCACACGTCTTCTTCCATGGAATGGAGCTCCATGAGGCACAACATATGTATATGCAGATTTCTTTACTTCTGGTATGAATCAAATTagttatatatatttgaagCCTACTTAGTGTAACAACAACTTTGAAGAATTGGTCAAAACAATAGAGTACGGCATTTTGGATCTTTATTCCCCTTTAATGAGATGGACTTTTGGTGTATTGTAGATTACTTgtattgtattttggatgatgttggctaggtttagagttggaactatggattgtattttggatgatgatgcaattaatgaaacgtagccatcattttcaatgcagattttagtccaattttatggttttgatgattgtaaatgactgatgttgaaatggttgaaaggcaatagatatatgcaggtttatgttgtatcaagaaaatagaaacaacagaaacaaatgatcatctgttgtttctatcaagttcaaacaacagaaaagtagagttcaaatagctctcagacaacagaagtaggtgttgatatgttgtttctatcacgttcaaacaacagaaaagtagaggtcaaatagctctcagacaacagaagtaggtgttgatatgttgtttctaccaacttcaaacaacagaacataactaaaacaatggttgaaagtacaaacaaacaacagaaaaatgagattgaatactacttcagacaacagaaatttgagtaagactatactctaagtgacattcaaacaacataaaacaaCTAAAACTGTAGTTGGAAACCAAATCTAACCACAAGAATCAAAATTATCTGTGGTCCaaacaaatctcaaacaacataactcaTGGTATAAATGTTGTTGCGTACGAAATCAGtcaacatataactgtcattgttcttcaaatcagacgacagaagcat encodes the following:
- the LOC133728434 gene encoding uncharacterized protein LOC133728434, which produces MEKELVEVFEEVMKAAEPTKSCDGDAEESNSLSLGPVRDYIVYFHFMDTLDLKSNCFFESSCSWRIDMGLELTCHVQAKVNFCTKYWFSYRYLSLRLGPVSHLCTDRSFASETEDIGSSNSQEGGKFNDYSPSISKEFCFFPTKTAYDPSESTSSMWNSEGEDRSLEPTLKKRKATFRNNEEDGQFFCQPPGQPNKFPGRFTGPEWFRVYSVCTLHTMVVGKTG